DNA sequence from the Methylacidiphilum kamchatkense Kam1 genome:
CGACAAAGATATCTGGATTTAATAATGAATCCTGAAGTCAAAAAAGTGTTCTTTAATCGTAGCCAGATCATTAAAGAAATCCGTCATTTCCTTCACCAAAAAGGCTTTATAGAAGTCGAAACCCCGATGATGCAAACAGTAGCCGGAGGGGCAGCAGCCAATCCATTCAAAACTTTTCACGAAGCCCTTGGAATTCCTCTTTATTTAAGAATCGCCCCTGAGCTTTATCTGAAAAGACTGCTGGTCGGAGGATTCGAAAAAGTATTCGAACTAAACCGGAATTTTCGGAACGAGGGCATTTCTAGAAAACATAATCCGGAGTTTACGATGCTAGAGGCTTATTGTGCGTATGGAGACTACCGCTCGATGGCACAACTGCTCGAAGAGCTAATTGTTCACGTGGCTCAACGCGTCTTTGGTACCTTGCAGTTTCCTGCCTCCAAGCACTTAGGGGAAAATAAAATCGTTGATCTGACCCCTCCGTGGCCACAAAAACCGTTCAGAGAGGTGCTTAGCGAAGCCATTGGCAAAGACTGGTTTACTTTGGATGAGGCAGAAAAAAGAAAGGTCGCTGAGGAGTTTGAGATCGAAGTCAAAGAAGAATATACTGAAAGTGATATTGCTAAACATCTTTTTGAAAAGCTAGTCGAAGCTCGAACAATCGGTCCACTTTTTGTTACAGAACTGCCTGCAGATCTAGTGCCACTAGCCAGACAAAATAAGGTGAAGCCAGAGTTCGTTGATGTTTTTGAGCTGATCGTCAACGGTCAGGAACTGGCGCCGGGTTATAGCGAACTAAACGATCCGATTGTGCAAAGAGAACGGCTTGAAAAACAGGTAGGAGAAGAAAAACAAAAAATTGATGAAGAATTTCTTCTAGCCTTAGAGTACGGTATGCCTCCGGCGGGAGGAATCGGAATGGGGATCGATCGATTGACCATGCTCTTCACCGGCCAAGAATCAATCCGGGATGTCATTCTTTTCCCACTCCTTCGACCAAAAGAGGAAAAATAAGAATCAGGTTGCTTCTCCTTAGTGATTCTATTTTGCTTGCATTTTTCTCTAATGAATAAATTGTATTGAATATATAGAAAGGGGGGTTTAGCTCAGTTGGTAGAGCGTCTCGTTCGCAATGAGAAGGTCAGGGGTTCGAATCCCCTAACCTCCAGAATCTAACGCCTTACAGCCCGATCCAGACGAAATAAGGAGAAACTCAAAATCATGGCTAAACTCGTAGCCCAAAGCAAAATACCCATTTTGCTTTCCACAAGATAATAATTCCAAGGTTTTATTGCTACCGTAATGGGAAAA
Encoded proteins:
- the lysS gene encoding lysine--tRNA ligase, which translates into the protein MSLTQESELLRLRKEKLNYWKSQAIDPFGGPYPDTQPIETIITSFVENLSVRIAGRILSIRDMGKSFFAHIQDQSAKMQIYANPQSVGQEAFQQLKHLDLGDIIGVAGECFLTKTKEKTVRVKSWQLLAKSLRPLPSKWHGLHDVEARYRQRYLDLIMNPEVKKVFFNRSQIIKEIRHFLHQKGFIEVETPMMQTVAGGAAANPFKTFHEALGIPLYLRIAPELYLKRLLVGGFEKVFELNRNFRNEGISRKHNPEFTMLEAYCAYGDYRSMAQLLEELIVHVAQRVFGTLQFPASKHLGENKIVDLTPPWPQKPFREVLSEAIGKDWFTLDEAEKRKVAEEFEIEVKEEYTESDIAKHLFEKLVEARTIGPLFVTELPADLVPLARQNKVKPEFVDVFELIVNGQELAPGYSELNDPIVQRERLEKQVGEEKQKIDEEFLLALEYGMPPAGGIGMGIDRLTMLFTGQESIRDVILFPLLRPKEEK